Proteins from a genomic interval of Robbsia betulipollinis:
- a CDS encoding integrase core domain-containing protein — IEPSVGSRGDSYDNALAETINGLYKTELIHRRAPWKSRESLELATLQWVHWFNHIRLLEPIGYIPPAEAEANYWRKIASECEKAVLT; from the coding sequence ATCGAACCGTCGGTGGGGAGCCGTGGCGACAGCTACGATAATGCGCTGGCTGAAACCATCAACGGTCTGTACAAGACGGAACTGATTCATCGTCGAGCACCGTGGAAATCCCGGGAATCACTGGAACTTGCCACATTGCAATGGGTGCACTGGTTCAACCATATCCGACTGCTCGAACCCATCGGGTACATCCCACCGGCAGAAGCGGAAGCCAACTACTGGCGTAAAATCGCCAGCGAGTGCGAAAAAGCTGTTTTAACTTAA